Proteins co-encoded in one Xiphophorus hellerii strain 12219 chromosome 10, Xiphophorus_hellerii-4.1, whole genome shotgun sequence genomic window:
- the LOC116727491 gene encoding EF-hand domain-containing family member B-like: LHNAEPGTFLRGPDWQRSAIGVARHFLKRVNFNNFPSLLHAFKYYDKKGRGLIGKEDLWEVCREFKLALNGKLLDELMEYCDVDKDGFLNLVELANFLTYKDMMPIRENYFGLPPISMNDKISSDLSKFIPSLALFGPDDMEPVEPGSSKNIIRTIRKHKPDSDLVSSTSDEMPTPSESRAGLLV, from the exons CTTCACAACGCTGAGCCGGGGACGTTTCTTCGAGGTCCAGATTGGCAGCGAAGCGCGATTGGTGTAGCGAGACATTTCCTCAAGAGGGTCAACTTTAACAACTTTCCCAGTCTGCTGCACGCTTTCAAATATTATGACAAG AAAGGAAGGGGCCTGATTGGTAAAGAAGATTTGTGGGAAGTTTGTCGTGAGTTCAAGCTGGCCCTGAATGGCAAACTTCTGGATGAACTGATGGAGTACTGCGATGTAGACAAAGATGGATTCCTCAACCTCGTGGAATTGGCTAATTTTCTAACATATAAGGACATGATGCCCATCCGCG AGAATTATTTCGGATTACCGCCAATCAGTATGAACGACAAGATATCATCAGATTTATCTAAATTTATTCCCTCGCTGGCCTTGTTTGGGCCTGACGACATGGAGCCAGTGGAGCCAGGCAGCTCAAAGAATATTATCAGGACCATCAGGAAACACAAACCAGATTCAGACCTCGTATCCTCCACCAGTGATGAGATGCCCACACCTAGTGAGTCCAGAGCAGGGCTTTTGGTTTGA